A genomic window from Archocentrus centrarchus isolate MPI-CPG fArcCen1 chromosome 2, fArcCen1, whole genome shotgun sequence includes:
- the LOC115796640 gene encoding zinc finger protein 420-like translates to MSSTQQDQHGLRSQRPQEADKPLRRKGKDHQVIHTGERPYSCDQCGRAFTKRSHLQFHLVIHSGIKAYSCDYCGKTFNHVGNRNKHLRIHTGHVFCCDQCGKKCVTDSQLQQHMVTHTEERLYQCDLCDKTFKAPHTLKAHQQVHSRKRLYKCSYCEKQSHTDGSGSQSCHRCGGGKAFRCDLCGKTFCQQWSLTLHQRRHTGHKLNYCKECGRSFLTARDLKRHELIHSGVKKHLCDQCGSSFTAKSDLKVHKRVHTGEKPYKCRDCDKSFSCASNRNRHEDAHIEGNYSCDQCDKSFRTLSSFSYHKRSHAAKKLFHCYQCAKTFSSLSALSTHQRDHAGLKSFPSLDHNESADTQRSSSGCRVKLENLEIRLHRIPMESPVKI, encoded by the exons gaccaacatggactGAGAAGTCAGCGCcctcaggaggctgacaaacctctCAGAAGGAAGGGAAAAGATCATCAAGttatccacactggagagagaccatacagctgtgatcagtgtggcagagcttttaCTAAAAGAAGCCACTTACAGTTTCATCTAGTTAtccactctggaattaaggcatacagctgtgactattgtggaaaaactttcaacCACGTAGGGAACAGAAATAaacacctacgcattcacactggacatgtgttctgctgtgatcagtgtggcaaaaagtgTGTAACAGACTCACAGTTACAACAGCACATGgttacccacactgaggagagactttatcaatgtgacctgtgtgataagacttttaaagctccacaTACCCTGAAAGCACAccaacaggttcacagcagaaagagactctacaagtgcagttactgtgag aagcagagccacacagatggatccggTTCTCAGtcctgtcatcgctgtggtggtgggaaagcgtttcgctgtgacctttgtgggaaaactttctgTCAGCAATGGAGCCTAACACTgcatcagcgtagacacaccggacacaaactgaactactgcaaagaatgtgggagaagcttccTCACAGCAAGGGACTTAAAACGCcatgaactcatccacagtggggttaaaaagcacctctgtgaccagtgtgggtcatccttcactGCTAAAAGTGACCTTAAAGTacataaacgagtccacacaggagagaaaccatacaagtgcagagactgtgacaaaagcttctcatGTGCAAGTAATCGTAACCGTCATGAAGATGCACACattgaagggaactacagctgtgaccagtgtgacaagagcttcaggactCTCAGTTCATTCTCATACcacaaacgatcccacgctgcaaagaaactgtttcactgttaccagtgtgcaaaaacattctcttcattatctgctctgtccacacatcagcgtgatcatgcagggctgaaatcattcccatcattggaccacaatgaatctgcagacacacaaagatcctcttctggttgCAGAGTCAAACTTgaaaaccttgagatccggctccacagaattccgaTGGAATCTCCGGTAAAGATCTAA